The DNA region GAAGGCTGGATCGACCAGATCAACGCTATGGCTTCCGAGTAAGCGATGACTGAAACTTCCGCATCCGTTCGGCAGATGCCCGCCTGGTTGCGGTTTCTCAAGGAGGGCGCCGATCTTGTCGGCGTCCTTCTTTTTACGACCGCGTTCCTCGGCTTTGTCGTCCAGGTGTTCTTCCGCTATGTGATGAACAGCCCGATCCTTTGGACCGAAGAAGTCACCATGATTGCCTTCGTCTGGACGGTCTTCTGGGCGGCTGCTTTCATGGTCAACATTCGCGACCATGTAACCTTCGACGTGGTCTATGAGCTGGTCTCGCCACAGGTAAAGCGCGTAATGGCGATCTTTGCCATGGTGGTCCTGATCATCGCTTTTGTGCTGCTCATTCCCGCCACTTGGGACTACCTGCAGTTTCTCCTGCGCAAGCGCAGTCCAGTTCTTCGGCTTCCCATGGCGTGGATCTACGGCTGCTACTTACTGTTTGTCGTCAATTTTACCATCCAAGCCGCGTGGCGGCTGTGGCGCCTGTTCACGCCCGAGTGGACCAAGCAGATCTAGGCCGACGAGGGTTCTCAATGCTGGCTGAATACGCCCTTCCCATAATGCTCGTGATACTGATCGCGACGACTGTCGCCGGTCTGCCCATGGGCATTGCCATGATTGCTTCCAGCGTCCTCTACCTCTTCATCTCCGGCCGCGATGTGGGCCTGGGCGCTGAAATGGTGCTCAATGGCGTGTTCGGCAATTTCGTCGCTCTTGCGGTGCCCTTGTTCATCTTCGCTGCGAACATCATGGATGCCGGCAAGATCTCGGATCGACTGCTGACCTTCTGCCTGGCGCTCGTGGGTAGGTCACCCGGCGGCATGGCGCAGGTCAACATCGTTACGAGCCTCATCTTTTCCGGCATGAGCGGCTCGGCAGTCTCGGACGCCGCTGGCGTCGGCAAGGTGGTGACCGACATGATGATCAAGGACAATCGATATCCGCCGGGATACGCAGGAGCGTTGACGGCAGCTACTGCGGTTGTGGGGCCGATTTTTCCGCCATCTATTCCGATGGTCTATTATGCGCTGGTGTCCTCGGCGTCGATCGGCGCACTCTTTCTGGCCGGCGTGGTTCCAGCCCTGATCATCGTGGTGCTGCAAATGGCCGCGGCATTCGTGGTTGCCAAGCGTCGTGGATTTCCAGTGGAAGAGGCCATACCTTTCCGCCAGTTTCCTCTGATCCTCCTGCGAGCCTTTCCTGCGCTATTGATGCCGGTCATCCTTCTCGGGGGCATCTACTCGGGCGCTTTTACGCCCACCGAAGCTGCCGCCGTTTCCGCCTTCTACGCACTTGTTCTCGCGGTTTTCGCCTATCGCGCTCTAAGCTTCAGAGGCTTTGCCGCAGTGGTGTACTCCACAGTCAAAACCACCGCTGTCGTCACGACGGTGCTCTGCGGCGCCTTCATCTTCAACTATGTCATCGCCGTCGAGCGTATTCCGCAGATGGTGTTCGAGTTCTTCAGCTATTACCAGTTCGAGCAGTGGATGTTCCTGCTGCTGCTCAACATCCTGTTTCTGCTGCTTGGATGCCTGCTGGACGTGTCGACCATCCAGTTGGTGATCGTGCCGCTGTTCATTCCGACCGCTCTGGGTCTGGATATCGACCTGGTGCACCTGGGGGTGGTGCTGGTGCTAAATATGATGATCGGGCTCATTACCCCGCCAATGGGCGTGTTGTTGTTCATCATCAAGGCCCTGAACGGTATCAAGCTGAGCGACATGATCCGTGAGCTCTGGCCGCACTTTTTGCTGCTGCTGACGGTGTTGTTCTTGATCACATATATGCCTGACCTAGTGCTCTGGCTACCACGGCAGGCCGGGGCTATGCAGTAATCCAATGGCGTGATGGAGAGATTCCAAGCGGCAACTCGGATCCTGTCCAGCAGCTGGACCAAAGGATGCGGTTCCTTGCTCCTTGCACCTGAGCAGCGCTGCCGCAGGTATGCAGCCAATGACGAGCAGATTGAAGGGCAATGCGTCTCACATGTCTTTAGCTCGTCACTGGCGTCGCCGCAGAGCTGGTGAGGTTTACCGTTCGTAAACTGCCGCACTTCGATAGTGCTGGCCTCATTATCCCAGGAGGCACCATGAGCGACGCTGGCATTGCAGGCGGACGTATCCGGTCGTTCGTTGAACGTATCGAACAGGTCGAAGCGGAAATCGCTGAACTGAACGAAGGCAAGAAAGAGATTTTCGCCGAAGCGAAGGGCGAAGGCTTTGATATCAAGGTGATCAAAGAGATCATCAAGTTGCGCAAGCAGGACCAGGATGAGCGCGACGAGCACGAAACTCTCTTGGACCTCTACATGCGGGCCATGGACAACGCTCAACCATCCGACGAAGCCAAGGCTGCGTAAATCTCAACGCCGGGCGGCTACCCGCTCGGCGGCTCACCGTATCGGGAATAGTCCGAGCTCGTTGCGGTGAGCGGCGAAGGACAGCGCACCAAACCGGTCTGCAAAGCGCCCCATTCTTGCCGTTCAGGCGTTCGGCTGCACCCGCCAAAAGATGCCGGTCCGCTGAGCCGCCAGCAATGACAAAAATGGGGTGGTTTGCCGACAGGCAGCTTTCGGCCTTATGGCCAGGTAAGCGGACGTTCCAATTTGCGAGTGTCACCGTTTCTGTCGTCTCCGAAGTGAGTCACTACGTTGGTACTTCGGCTATTTCCAACTCTCTGCATCCCGCTGGATAGAAGTAGGGCGCGACGACGTCGGCGGCGCTGGCGTATTCGACATCGGGGCTGGACTTGACCTAAGTGGCTTGTTTAGCCTGCCGCCATGGCGCATCCGAACCATACATATTCACCGCTGAGTACGCTTAAGCCGGTCTGCGAAGAGGTTTGGATTGTCGACGGCCCGGTGATCGAGTTTGGGCCCCCACTGGCCAAAATGCAGTTTCCAACACGAATGACCATCATCAGGCTGGAAGGCGGGGAACTGTTCATCCATTCTCCCACCACCTTGACCACTGAGCTTAAGGCGGAAGTGGAAGGAATTGGAACTCCGAAGTGGATCATTGGCCCGAACAAAATTCACTACTGGTGGATCCCGGATTGGAGAGATGCCTTTCCCCAAGCGCAGGTTTATCTGGCGCCAGGCATTCCTAAACGTGCTGGCGATCGTATCAAGTTCGGTCATCTGCTGCTGAGTGAGCGGGCAGGCTATCCCTGGGACTACTCGATTGAGACCCTACCAATCCGGAGCAGCTATATGACCGAGGTGGAGTTCTTCCACCGCCCGAGCCGGACCCTGGTGTTGACCGATCTCATCGAGAACTTCGAGCCGCGTAAGCTGGGCCTCTTAGGTCGCCTATTAGCGAGGCTCGGCGGGGTTTTAGACCCCGATGGGCAGATGCCCCGCGATATGCGGCTAACATTTCGACACGAGCGGCAGCAGTTGCAGCAGGCCGTCGAGCAGATGATCTCGTGGGCACCAGAAAGGATCATTCTGGCGCACGGCCGCTGGTATGAGGCCGACGGAGCTATGGAGTTGCGCCGAGCCTTTGGGTGGCTGTTTCGTTGAGCGCCTGCGGCTTTTCCATGAGGGCAGCCAGCCTTTACCAGGCGGAACTTCATGGGATGCTGCAAGTCCAGCTGAGATCACACGACGATGTCGGCCGCCACCAGCGCTAAGCCGAGCGTTGCGAAATTCCAGGAGAACGTTCGCGCCACGGTATCCCTGCTGCGTAAAGCGGCAGATAGATGATCAGAGCCCTAACAAAGAGGGGCGCACCTATGGAGCTGAGATTGCTGCTTGTTTGAAGCACAAGGATCAGCAGGACAGTCGCGGCGACGGCGGGAAAGGAGTTCTGTAGCCGCTTCCCGGTCCAGTTCGATGAACACGCTTCGTCTGTCTTCCGGATTGAGCAGTCGACGGGTGTATCCGGCCACCCTCGAGTCGATTCGGCAAGGCCGCGCCCGATCCCGAACTGAGATGCGGTCAGTTGGGGATTGACGCCGGCAAACGATCATGAATTCTCGTGCTGACCGACTATCTAGGCCGCACTGGCGCTGACATCAGCGAAGCAGCCCACTCCGTTCAAACTCGGCCCACCCTTTGAGCAGGTGACGTGCGGCGTCTCCGGCATTGTCATCGGCGACCGGCTTCGCCTTGGCCGCTGCCTTCACCTCGCGCACTAGTTTCCTGTTCCAGGCGGCCTGCCGCCTGTTCTCGGCCTTGGTGATCGCGTCGTCTTCCCGCCACGCCGATACCAAATCCTCGTTCAGCACCTCTTCGACGCGGCGGGGATCGAAGACGTGGAAGGTTATCTTCTTTGCCCGGCCCCGAAGTTTCACCGTGCGCGTGCCAGCGCTTTGAAGGCGGCCGTCCTTGAGCCAGCGATGTCGCTCGGTAGTAGATATCGACAGGATGTCCTGGATCTCGCGCGGGATCACCGGCAGACTGTCTATCCCTTCTAGTCCCTTCGATATAATGGCCGATGCGGACTCAAAGTCGTCCTCCATGCCCTCTGGCATGCGCAGGGCCAGGACTATGCCAGTGACATCGAGTGACTTCTTGATGTTCGAAGGCAGTCGGGCGCGCACTTCGAGCAGAATGCCCTTGACCCTTACCGAGGATCCCAGAGTTGCTGCTGCGGGCAAGGTCCACTCCTGGACCAGGGCGAGAGGCGCTGCGACTTTACGATTGGGTGCCATGACCGTCAGATAGGTCCTCAGAGCAAAGCTTCAACACGTAGCTGGCCGATGCACTACTCCTAAAGATCGAGAGCGAAGCCACGAAACGCGACCAGTATCGGTCCGCAGCCTTGTCCGGTCATGCGTTTGACAATCGAGAACGGGCCGTCGAAATTACCCGCTACCTGATTGATGCGGTCAAGCCGACACTAGCTAAATTCTCGCTCGAAATGGTCCCCTGGCTCGTGACCGATATACCTCAGAACTACCTCAAGCTCCCCACCGCTTTGCTTCTTGACAAGCGAACCACGATGATCGCGCTGACCGTTCTGACGGTGCTGACCTTGACCAAGAACGCTTACATGGCGAGCTTGTCGAGCTACTACACCTTCTTCCTGATCGACAAATTCCAGGTTGGGGTTCAGGACGCGCAGCTTCTTCTCTTTGTCTTCCTGGGCGCATCGGCCCTGGGCGTGTTCCTGGGTGGCCCCATTGGTGACCGGTTTGGTGCGAAGTTCGTCATCTGGTTCTCGATTTTAGGGGTGCTGCCCTTCACCCTTGCTTTGCCGTATGCGGATCTCACCTGGACCGTCATTCTGACTATCCTCACTGGGCTGATCTTCTCATCGGCGTTCTCGGCAATCGTGGTGTTCGCGCAGGAACTGATGCCGGGGCGAATAGGAATGATTGCTGGCATCTTCTTCGGCTTTGCCTTTGGTGCGGGCGGCATAGCGGCCGCCGCACTCGGTGCCTTGGCTGATACTACCAGCATCGAGCATGTGTTCTGGCTGTGCTCTTTCTTGCCATTGGCCGGGTTGCTGACCGTATTCCTGCCCGACATGGGAAAGGTGCGGTGAGGTCGAGGCAACTCCCGCTCATGATTTCCGCTGCTCAGTGACGTATCAACCTGCTTACCGCCCGCCTGCGCTGCAATCCATATACCCGAACAGGCTATCCGCCCCTGCGGCAGCAGCTCCGTCACAAAAGCCCCGAGGTCAGCTGTGCTGCGACAAAAATGGGCAGAATGCCTGTTTGTTGTTCGCGATCCTGATGTCAGTGGGGTAATGAGTTCACGACCCTGTGCTTACGGACTCAAAGAGCAAACCGATGATCGACGAGAAACTAGAGCCGCTCCTCGAGCAGGTGCTGCACCGCAACCCGGGCGAGCCCGAGTTCCATCAGGCGGTTCGCGAAGTGCTGGAAAGCCTCGGACGGGTGGTCGCGAAGCGGCCCGATTATCTCGAGCATGCCCTCATTGAGCGCATCTGCGAACCCGAGCGACAGATCATATTCCGGGTGCCCTGGGTGGACGACAAGGGGCAGGTGCAGATTAATCGTGGCTTCCGGGTTCAGTTCAACTCGGCTCTGGGACCCTATAAAGGTGGCCTTCGTTTCCACCCCTCGGTGAATGTCGGGATCATCAAGTTCCTGGGGTTTGAGCAGACCTTCAAGAACGCTCTCACCGGCATGCCCATCGGTGGCGGCAAGGGCGGGGCGGACTTTAACCCGCGGGGACGGTCCGATGGCGAGGTCATGCGGTTCTGCCAATCGTTTATGACTGAACTGTCCCGCCATATCGGGGAGCACACCGATGTTCCAGCTGGTGACATCGGTGTGGGAGGGCGCGAGATCGGCTATATGTTCGGCCAGTACAAGCGACTGACCAACCGCTACGAAGCGGGTGTGCTCACCGGCAAGGCGCTGTTCTATGGCGGCTCACGGGCCCGCACCGAAGCGACTGGCTACGGGAACACCTATTTCATCCAAGCCATGCTTGAGACCAAGGATCAGAGCTTCGAAGGCAAGAAGGTGGTGGTTTCCGGCTCGGGCAACGTTGCGGTCTATAGTGTCGAGAAGGTGCAGTCCTTCGGCGGCAAGGTCGTCGCGGTCTCCGACAGCTCCGGTTATGTAGTCGACGAAGCGGGGATAGACCTTAAGCTACTCAAGGAGGTCAAAGAGGTTCGCCGCGGGCGCATTGCCGACTATCTGGAGCTCAAGGGCCAAGGCGGTGGTGCCCACTTCGTCAAAGCCGGGGAAGGCTCCATTTGGGACGTACCCTGCGACGTCGCCATGCCCTCTGCGACCCAGAACGAGCTTACCGGCAAGGACGCCAAAACCCTGGTGTCCAACGGCGTCGTCGCTGTGGGGGAGGGGGCAAACATGCCCTCGACCCCTGAGGCTATCCGCATCTTCCAGGAGGCTGGGGTCATGTTTGCGCCCGGCAAGGCTGCCAACGCCGGCGGGGTCGCGACGTCAGCCCTCGAGATGCAGCAGAACGCCTCCCGTGATAGCTGGAGCTTCGACAAGACCGAGGCAAGACTGGCCGAGATCATGCGAACCATTCACGATACTTGCGCCAGCACCGCTGACGAATATGGCGCACCCGGTGACTACGTGCTGGGCGCCAACATCGCCGGCTTTGTGCGGGTGGCGGAGGCCATGCGCGCATTAGGTGTGATCTGACTCTCTGGAAGATCGGCCTAATTGACAATGCGGCACGCAAGGCCTCCTTACTCCGATTGACTGCACAACATTTGCGCGGAACGGACGAAATTTAGGCGCTAGGCCTTTGAGCTTTCCCAGTTCCGCTGCTACTCAGCTCCCATGTTGCGACTAGCGCTTCTCAACCAGCTCCTGCCCAACCTCGTTCCTGTCAGTGGGCAGGAACGACTGCGTGCTGCGTTGGGGGCGTTCGCCGGAATATTGGTGACGGGAATCGTGACTGCTGCTGCGGTTGGCTCCGACGCAGGAACCCCGCTGTTGATGGCACCAATTGGTGCCTCGGCTGTGCTGCTATTTGCAGTGCCAACCAGCCCACTCGCCCAGCCCTGGTCGATCCTGGCTGGCAATTGCCTGGCGGCGCTGGTGGGCGTCACGGCCGCTATTCTCATTCCTCAGCCACTGGTTGCTGCAGCTTTCGCCGTGGCAGTCAGTATAGGGCTGATGCTGACCTGTCGTTGCCTTCATCCGCCCAGCGGCGCCGTTGCGCTTACGGCCGTGATCGGCGGTCCGGCGATTACAGAGCTCGGCTATGGCTTCATACTATGGCCTGTCGGGCTTAATTCCGTGCTCCTGTTGCTCTTGGCCCTCTTGTTCAACAAGTTGACCGGGAAAGAATACCCGCACCGTCCGAGCCCGAGCGTGGGGAGTGGGGGCGGCGGTAGCCTCGGCGTCACGATCGAGGACCTGACAACCGCCATCAAGGAACGAGACGAGGTTGTGCCCATAGACCCGGCCGATCTGGACGAGGTTTTGCAACGTGCAGAGGCGATGGCCTTCTCACGACGATCCGGAGGTGTGACCGCGGGTTCAATCATGTCACGCGAGGTGATCACGGTCGCACCCGCTACCACTCTACGGGTGTGTCTGCGGTTGCTGCGGAGCCATGGCCTCAAGGCATTGCCCGTTGTTGAAGATGATCGAACCGTTGTCGGCATACTCACCGCAACTGACCTGCTGGAAAAGGCGGACTGGGGTCCAGCTCCCGTTGCCACGGGGCTCGGCTGGCGTTTGCGCGCGAAGACGAACTCAGACCGGCCTCTTCGTGGCAAGGCACGTGAGCTGATGAGTGCGCAAGTCCGTTGTGTCTCCCAGGCAATGCCGATCGCCCGCGTAGTACAGGTGATGGCCGAGACGGGCCACCACCACCTGCCGGTGCTCGATGATCAGGGCATCCTCATTGGCGTGGTGACGCAGTCGGACGTGCTTTCCGCACTCTTTCACGTCAATGCCGAGGAACTAGCGCTGACTGCTTAATCTTTTTGCAGCAGCACTTCACTACCAGTCCGTGATGGCTGGTCCCGCAACTGAACGCTGGCGCTAGCACCCACTGGTGCGCCGTGTCCGTGCCCAGCACCACGCAACACGCCGAAATAGTCGAGCTCGCGGATCATGGTGGAAAGCCATGGAGCAGGCGGAAGTGGGAAGGCGCATGTCGTGGATCGAGAGAGGCCAGGTATCCAGGTGATTGTGAACCAGGCCGAGCTGAAAGGTTGTGGGTAGAATGAGTTAAGCATGTGGTTTAACGAGGCGAAGCAAAGCAACGTGGCAAGATCCTCACCGATTGCGATAGACGACGGGGACGGTCGGTGATCAAGGAAACGATTGCGCAGCGGTACCATCGTTATTACGACTGGCTCCTGAAGCTGGGGTTGATACGCACGCTTACCATTTTCACGCTGATTGCCATCAGCACTTCGGTGCTGGTGACCGCCTTGGTCATGCTGGTCATGCCCGACTCGCGCGACTATTTCTGGTACAACATGTTTGTTGCAGTAGTGTCACCGCTGGTCAGCGCACCAGGCCTGGCCACAATTGTCCTCGCTATGGTCTACCAACTGAATGCGGCCCAGACGGCGCTGACGCTGGCTGCTGCCGCAATACCTACGGTCGACCAACTTCGCGATCTCCGCGCAACGCCCAAATGGAATGACTAGCCTCACCCAGCGCAGTTTTTGGTGCGCCGGTTATGTTCTGGCGCCGAAGGTAATTCGCCTGCTATGCGTGGCGAAGTGCCTTGAGGTCTCCCCATGAAAGCTCCTCGCCTGCTTCTGAGCCAACGGCTCTTTCTGCTCACGGCCGCCGCCTTGCTGCCGGCGGTCGCGATCCTGGGGTTCAACGAAGTTTCGCTTCGGCAGTCCCGGGCCGAAGAGCTGCATACATACGCTGCTCGACTGGCCGAGCAGGCCTCCTTGGAAATGGAGCGCATCGTTACCGGTGCAGCAGCCCTTATGGTGGCCATCGCTAGTGCTCCTCCAGTACAACAGCAAGAGGAGGAAGGCTGTGCGGCTTATCTCCGTCAACTGCAGCGGACTCTACCTCAGGTCAGCATCCTCACTGTTGCTGACCTTGAGGGCCAAGTGGTCTGTTCCTCAGGGTCGGGTGCCGCCGGTGAGGAGTTGGTCGCAGAGACGAGCGACGTCATCTCCGTCCTGCAGGGCGGCGCGTTCTTCTCAGTCGGTCACCATGTGGATTTGGGAAGGTCTGCAGGTTTGTCGCTGGGAACACAGGTCATGGACGACGCTGGTGCGCTCAGCGGGTATGTGCTGGCGACCGTTAGTCTCGACTACCTTGGAGAAATAGTTCGAGAGCGATCGTATAGCGCCGGTAGCGCGCTCACCATTGCGGATCGCAACGGCATAATACTGGCGCGTGAGCCACTCCCGGAACAATTCGTCGGCACTTCCATTCAGGAGCGGTTCGTCCACCTGGTAACCGCCAGCGAAAGCGGCACCATGGAGATGGTTAGCCAGGATGGTACCAGACGCATTCTGGGCTACGAACCCGCCTCAGGAGGTCTCGGACTCTACATCAGTGCTGGCGTTTCGGTGGAGGAGGCGTTCGCGCCGATCAACCAAGCCTTTTACCGGGGACTGGGCTTCTCACTGGCAGGAGCAATTCTGGCATTTGCTCTCGCTTGGGGCTTCGGGCGGAGCTTCATCCAGCTACCCTTTAACCGCCTCCTCAACACGATCGATCATTGGAGAGGAGGCGACAGAACGGCCAGAACCAACATGCAAACCGGCGCAACCGAGTTTCATCGCCTCGGCATGGCCATCGATGACATGCTCGACGAGATTGGTGAGCGCCAGATCGCGCAGGAGAAGGCGGAAGCGCACCGAGACCTGCTCGCACGGGAGCTCAACCATCGCGTCAAGAACTTGCTCGCGACGGTGCAAGCCCTCGCCAGGCAGACCTTCAAATCACCCATGCCAGAAGGGGAGAAGGTGG from Devosia sp. RR2S18 includes:
- a CDS encoding TRAP transporter small permease translates to MTETSASVRQMPAWLRFLKEGADLVGVLLFTTAFLGFVVQVFFRYVMNSPILWTEEVTMIAFVWTVFWAAAFMVNIRDHVTFDVVYELVSPQVKRVMAIFAMVVLIIAFVLLIPATWDYLQFLLRKRSPVLRLPMAWIYGCYLLFVVNFTIQAAWRLWRLFTPEWTKQI
- a CDS encoding DUF4336 domain-containing protein, whose product is MAHPNHTYSPLSTLKPVCEEVWIVDGPVIEFGPPLAKMQFPTRMTIIRLEGGELFIHSPTTLTTELKAEVEGIGTPKWIIGPNKIHYWWIPDWRDAFPQAQVYLAPGIPKRAGDRIKFGHLLLSERAGYPWDYSIETLPIRSSYMTEVEFFHRPSRTLVLTDLIENFEPRKLGLLGRLLARLGGVLDPDGQMPRDMRLTFRHERQQLQQAVEQMISWAPERIILAHGRWYEADGAMELRRAFGWLFR
- a CDS encoding sensor histidine kinase → MKAPRLLLSQRLFLLTAAALLPAVAILGFNEVSLRQSRAEELHTYAARLAEQASLEMERIVTGAAALMVAIASAPPVQQQEEEGCAAYLRQLQRTLPQVSILTVADLEGQVVCSSGSGAAGEELVAETSDVISVLQGGAFFSVGHHVDLGRSAGLSLGTQVMDDAGALSGYVLATVSLDYLGEIVRERSYSAGSALTIADRNGIILAREPLPEQFVGTSIQERFVHLVTASESGTMEMVSQDGTRRILGYEPASGGLGLYISAGVSVEEAFAPINQAFYRGLGFSLAGAILAFALAWGFGRSFIQLPFNRLLNTIDHWRGGDRTARTNMQTGATEFHRLGMAIDDMLDEIGERQIAQEKAEAHRDLLARELNHRVKNLLATVQALARQTFKSPMPEGEKVEVFTGRLRVLADAHNLLVDQQEESADLEGTLRVAVTPFEESESARFHLAGPSLILKPKAALSLALAVHELCTNAAKYGALSNDVGSVDITWMLPGDDQLVIEWSERAGPTVTEPSRTGFGSQLISRSMHADLAAEVEYLYAPAGLKCTIRASATQALVMPEAFDTPTASGPRQGNPQEASL
- a CDS encoding TRAP transporter large permease, whose protein sequence is MLAEYALPIMLVILIATTVAGLPMGIAMIASSVLYLFISGRDVGLGAEMVLNGVFGNFVALAVPLFIFAANIMDAGKISDRLLTFCLALVGRSPGGMAQVNIVTSLIFSGMSGSAVSDAAGVGKVVTDMMIKDNRYPPGYAGALTAATAVVGPIFPPSIPMVYYALVSSASIGALFLAGVVPALIIVVLQMAAAFVVAKRRGFPVEEAIPFRQFPLILLRAFPALLMPVILLGGIYSGAFTPTEAAAVSAFYALVLAVFAYRALSFRGFAAVVYSTVKTTAVVTTVLCGAFIFNYVIAVERIPQMVFEFFSYYQFEQWMFLLLLNILFLLLGCLLDVSTIQLVIVPLFIPTALGLDIDLVHLGVVLVLNMMIGLITPPMGVLLFIIKALNGIKLSDMIRELWPHFLLLLTVLFLITYMPDLVLWLPRQAGAMQ
- a CDS encoding HPP family protein, with product MLRLALLNQLLPNLVPVSGQERLRAALGAFAGILVTGIVTAAAVGSDAGTPLLMAPIGASAVLLFAVPTSPLAQPWSILAGNCLAALVGVTAAILIPQPLVAAAFAVAVSIGLMLTCRCLHPPSGAVALTAVIGGPAITELGYGFILWPVGLNSVLLLLLALLFNKLTGKEYPHRPSPSVGSGGGGSLGVTIEDLTTAIKERDEVVPIDPADLDEVLQRAEAMAFSRRSGGVTAGSIMSREVITVAPATTLRVCLRLLRSHGLKALPVVEDDRTVVGILTATDLLEKADWGPAPVATGLGWRLRAKTNSDRPLRGKARELMSAQVRCVSQAMPIARVVQVMAETGHHHLPVLDDQGILIGVVTQSDVLSALFHVNAEELALTA
- the gdhA gene encoding NADP-specific glutamate dehydrogenase, with protein sequence MIDEKLEPLLEQVLHRNPGEPEFHQAVREVLESLGRVVAKRPDYLEHALIERICEPERQIIFRVPWVDDKGQVQINRGFRVQFNSALGPYKGGLRFHPSVNVGIIKFLGFEQTFKNALTGMPIGGGKGGADFNPRGRSDGEVMRFCQSFMTELSRHIGEHTDVPAGDIGVGGREIGYMFGQYKRLTNRYEAGVLTGKALFYGGSRARTEATGYGNTYFIQAMLETKDQSFEGKKVVVSGSGNVAVYSVEKVQSFGGKVVAVSDSSGYVVDEAGIDLKLLKEVKEVRRGRIADYLELKGQGGGAHFVKAGEGSIWDVPCDVAMPSATQNELTGKDAKTLVSNGVVAVGEGANMPSTPEAIRIFQEAGVMFAPGKAANAGGVATSALEMQQNASRDSWSFDKTEARLAEIMRTIHDTCASTADEYGAPGDYVLGANIAGFVRVAEAMRALGVI
- a CDS encoding DUF2312 domain-containing protein, which produces MSDAGIAGGRIRSFVERIEQVEAEIAELNEGKKEIFAEAKGEGFDIKVIKEIIKLRKQDQDERDEHETLLDLYMRAMDNAQPSDEAKAA